From the genome of Spirosomataceae bacterium TFI 002, one region includes:
- a CDS encoding alanine dehydrogenase, whose amino-acid sequence MSPATSIATKSLLFTQEKSALAKNKSQDLFIGIPKEVSYQENRVALTPDAVSILTKNGHKIKIESGAGQAANFTDNQYSEAGAEIVHSSQEVFKADIILKIEPLVAEELDLLQMGQTLISTLNLPSLEKEYFDILLKKRITCIGFEFLEDKAGDLPIVRAMSEIAGSSSVLIASEYLSTERSGRGMLLGGITGVPPTSVVIIGAGTVAEYAARTALGLGAEVKVFDTHLYRLQRLKYAVGHGIYTSIIDSVSLSKALCEADVVIGSMRAEKGLSPMVVDDTMVQKMKEGSVIIDVAIDHGGCIETSRMTSLDKPVFVRHGVIHYCVPNIASRVAHTASTALSNIFTPTIIKIGNLGGVEEMILSNQWFMKGVYAYKGNVTNMYISKKYNLRYRELGLLLAARF is encoded by the coding sequence TTGGAATTCCAAAGGAAGTGTCCTATCAGGAGAATAGGGTTGCACTTACGCCAGATGCTGTTTCCATCCTCACAAAAAATGGACATAAAATCAAAATAGAATCGGGTGCAGGTCAAGCTGCTAATTTTACAGACAATCAGTATAGCGAGGCAGGTGCCGAAATCGTTCACAGCAGCCAAGAGGTTTTTAAAGCTGATATTATTCTCAAAATAGAGCCATTGGTAGCAGAAGAACTTGACTTACTTCAAATGGGTCAAACCTTAATCTCAACATTAAATCTTCCCAGTCTTGAGAAGGAGTATTTTGATATTTTGCTGAAAAAAAGAATTACATGTATTGGGTTCGAATTCTTAGAAGATAAAGCTGGAGATTTACCTATAGTAAGAGCAATGAGTGAGATAGCTGGTAGCTCTTCTGTATTGATTGCCTCAGAATATTTATCTACTGAAAGAAGTGGAAGGGGAATGCTCTTGGGAGGAATTACTGGCGTGCCACCCACCTCAGTTGTAATCATTGGAGCTGGAACGGTAGCGGAATATGCGGCAAGAACTGCTCTAGGTCTAGGAGCCGAAGTAAAAGTTTTTGACACACACTTATATAGGTTACAAAGGCTTAAGTACGCCGTAGGGCATGGTATTTATACTTCTATTATTGATTCAGTCTCTTTATCAAAAGCATTATGTGAGGCTGATGTGGTTATTGGGTCCATGCGAGCTGAAAAGGGCCTTTCTCCCATGGTTGTGGATGATACAATGGTGCAAAAAATGAAAGAAGGCTCGGTAATTATTGATGTTGCGATAGATCATGGTGGTTGTATTGAAACATCTAGGATGACATCTTTGGATAAACCTGTTTTTGTAAGGCATGGGGTGATTCATTATTGCGTTCCTAATATTGCTTCACGTGTTGCTCATACTGCAAGTACAGCCTTGAGCAATATTTTTACACCCACAATTATAAAAATCGGAAATTTAGGTGGGGTAGAAGAAATGATTTTATCAAATCAGTGGTTTATGAAGGGAGTATATGCCTACAAAGGTAATGTTACCAATATGTATATTTCAAAAAAGTACAATCTTCGATATAGAGAGCTAGGACTTTTGTTGGCTGCGAGATTTTAA
- a CDS encoding YhhN-like protein, which yields MKISLRDIVILVLLVCIDFYTFYYCESYINLLFKPLFAGFLVWKLYQHSAKPIGRKNKLVIISLAVMLFGEFLFLFRENQMISVIIMLIYLIEHQMYISIFREENARLTNLFNKKNFLISLPLILTCFFYFGSLMMPNIPDNFLLLGIIYCVQLSLLAGLAVARETTKVSYKLVIISMILLILSDSATSYTLFVEAFYSDYAVIRGLFLLSKVLFVLGMCYSSDFTNHLDKEYT from the coding sequence ATGAAGATTTCTCTTAGAGATATAGTTATTTTAGTCCTTTTGGTATGCATTGACTTCTACACCTTTTATTACTGTGAATCTTACATAAACTTACTTTTTAAGCCCTTATTTGCAGGATTTTTAGTTTGGAAGTTGTATCAACATTCTGCTAAACCTATTGGTAGAAAAAATAAACTGGTTATAATTTCCCTTGCAGTTATGCTGTTTGGAGAGTTTCTCTTTCTGTTCAGAGAAAACCAAATGATAAGTGTCATTATAATGCTAATCTATTTGATCGAGCATCAAATGTATATTTCTATTTTCAGAGAAGAAAACGCAAGACTTACCAATTTATTTAACAAGAAAAACTTCCTTATTTCCTTACCTCTTATACTTACGTGCTTTTTCTATTTCGGTTCTCTAATGATGCCGAACATCCCAGACAACTTTTTGTTATTGGGTATTATTTATTGTGTACAACTTAGTTTGCTTGCTGGCTTAGCCGTAGCTAGAGAAACTACTAAAGTAAGTTATAAACTGGTAATAATTTCAATGATCTTGTTAATCCTAAGTGATTCTGCAACCTCCTATACACTATTTGTTGAGGCATTTTACTCTGACTACGCTGTTATTAGAGGTTTATTCCTCCTTTCAAAAGTTCTATTTGTATTAGGAATGTGTTACTCTAGTGATTTCACTAATCATTTGGATAAGGAATATACATAA
- a CDS encoding bacterial peptide chain release factor 3 (bRF-3) has translation MSFEKELKRRRTFAIIAHPDAGKTTLTEKLLLFGGAIQTAGAVKSNKIKKTTTSDFMEIEKQRGISVATSVMTFEYKNLKINILDTPGHKDFAEDTYRTLTAVDSVILVIDCVKGVEEQTERLMEVCRMRDTPVIIFVNKMDREGKDSFDLLDELEQKLNLKVRPITWPVNGGRDFKGVYHLLEQKMNYFAVNKSKVEDQIDTIPLSDPLLDTKIGAKDAETLREDVEMIEGIYEPFEKDSYLNGELAPVFFGSAVSNFGVMELLNTFCDISPQPISRETNTRVVLPTEDKLSGFVFKIHANIDPRHRDRIAFLRICSGIFERGKFYRHVRLKKEIRFSNPYMFLADSKDVVEQAYPGDVIGLYDTGSFKIGDTLSEGEEFYFTGIPSFSPELFREVVNMDPMKSKQLDKGVTQLSEEGVAQLFTIQPGNRKIIGTVGELQFEVIQHRLEHEYGAKCRFEAKPYSKACWLTSPNKEALNEFIRLKSNFIAYDKDENPVFLAETDWILRMNQENNPEISFHTTSDFKVKGTD, from the coding sequence ATGAGTTTTGAGAAAGAACTAAAACGTAGGAGAACATTCGCAATTATTGCTCACCCCGATGCGGGAAAAACAACACTTACAGAAAAACTACTACTTTTTGGTGGGGCTATTCAAACAGCAGGAGCTGTTAAGTCCAATAAAATAAAAAAAACGACGACCTCCGACTTTATGGAGATCGAAAAACAGAGAGGGATATCGGTTGCAACCTCTGTAATGACATTCGAATATAAAAACCTGAAGATTAACATCTTAGATACTCCAGGTCACAAGGACTTTGCTGAGGATACCTACCGAACTTTAACTGCAGTGGATAGTGTAATTCTGGTAATTGACTGCGTAAAAGGTGTGGAGGAACAAACCGAAAGGCTAATGGAAGTTTGTCGAATGAGAGATACACCTGTGATCATTTTTGTAAATAAAATGGATCGCGAAGGTAAAGATTCATTTGATCTTCTTGATGAGCTAGAGCAAAAGCTAAACTTAAAGGTAAGACCAATTACTTGGCCTGTAAATGGAGGAAGGGATTTCAAAGGGGTGTATCACCTTCTTGAGCAAAAGATGAATTATTTTGCAGTAAATAAATCCAAAGTAGAAGACCAAATTGACACTATCCCTCTTTCTGACCCATTATTAGATACAAAAATCGGAGCTAAAGATGCCGAAACCCTTAGAGAAGATGTTGAAATGATTGAGGGAATTTATGAGCCTTTCGAAAAGGATTCTTATCTAAATGGTGAACTTGCACCAGTATTTTTTGGCTCAGCAGTAAGCAACTTTGGAGTTATGGAATTGCTTAATACTTTTTGCGACATAAGCCCTCAGCCAATCTCTAGAGAAACCAATACCAGAGTTGTTTTACCTACCGAGGACAAATTGAGTGGTTTTGTTTTTAAAATTCACGCTAACATTGATCCTCGCCATAGAGACAGAATCGCCTTTCTTAGAATTTGCTCAGGTATTTTTGAACGTGGAAAGTTTTACAGACATGTGCGGTTGAAAAAAGAGATTAGGTTCAGTAATCCATATATGTTTTTGGCTGATTCCAAAGATGTGGTAGAACAAGCTTACCCTGGCGATGTAATAGGATTATATGACACTGGAAGTTTTAAAATTGGTGACACATTGAGCGAAGGTGAAGAGTTTTACTTTACAGGAATCCCAAGTTTCTCTCCAGAACTTTTCCGTGAGGTTGTAAATATGGACCCTATGAAAAGCAAGCAATTGGATAAAGGAGTTACACAACTTTCAGAAGAAGGTGTCGCTCAGTTGTTTACTATTCAGCCTGGTAATAGAAAAATAATAGGTACTGTAGGAGAGCTTCAGTTTGAAGTTATTCAACATAGACTGGAACATGAATATGGTGCAAAGTGTCGATTTGAGGCAAAACCATACTCAAAAGCCTGCTGGTTAACCAGTCCAAACAAGGAAGCTTTAAATGAATTTATTAGATTAAAATCCAACTTTATCGCATACGACAAGGACGAAAACCCAGTTTTTCTTGCAGAAACCGATTGGATACTTAGAATGAACCAAGAGAACAATCCTGAGATTTCTTTTCACACAACTTCAGATTTCAAAGTAAAAGGTACGGATTAG
- a CDS encoding Outer membrane receptor proteins, mostly Fe transport produces MRIIYFFILVALSFNVVGQRPAGAAGGGNTEVGNSKISGVIIDSVSTSVVEFAAVGLWSNGKAVDGTLTDDKGSFKFEGLKSGTYKLVLSFVGYKAKNVEGIVLKSNDQSLNLGKINLAGDNISLDEVTVTGQASLVEDKIDRLVYNADKDITNTGGTAEEVLRKVPMLSVDLDGNVEMRGSSNIRVLINNKPSSIFASSIGDALKQIPADQIKSVEVITSPGAKYDGEGTAGIVNILLKKNTFAGVTGNVSGGVGLLGSSINGSLNLRDVKWGLTLNGSGRYSYNFLVESENLRESYIDQVPTYLTQTSSNKGVWGRGRYSLAFDYDFDKKTSLTISLANGNRVNGGNGDLITTLLDANRATIYSNTRLIDQVSNGNSYDLDATFFKKYENPLKELSVAAQLSRSSRVNNYTAIQNNFPSDSSLNEGIDQEITLQLDYVHPIGEKSKWEMGAKGILRKATSEGDFYLYNTETGKYALSDLRSNFLDYDQDVIAAYNSFTLSLPKKWGLQIGLRYEQTIIRADFKDVPNADIPNYDNFLPSATLSKRFEKGSSIKLSYNQRIQRPSIRYLNPFIDYSNQNDISYGAPTLRPELVDQIELGYSTFFGRNSINFSLYNRYTDNSIERIRNVVRVNGIDITETTYGNIGINQRVGSNLSFNLMPTQKFRIGGGVNASYVYMDTRTISNDGMNYSFNLNTSYSFPKDWTAALFGFASLPSVELQGTRGGFYFHSFSVKKEINDKKGSFGLGIENPFAKSINIKSQFEDLSNPASYFIQSDIRRIYRRSIRLDFSYKFGKMDATKQRLFSRKKGVDNNDQLSGDDGNMM; encoded by the coding sequence ATGAGAATAATTTACTTTTTTATACTAGTAGCTTTATCGTTTAATGTTGTTGGACAGCGACCGGCGGGTGCGGCTGGAGGGGGAAATACCGAAGTAGGTAACTCCAAAATCTCAGGAGTCATCATAGATTCTGTAAGTACTTCAGTAGTAGAATTTGCTGCTGTAGGGCTATGGTCAAACGGAAAAGCCGTAGATGGAACACTTACGGATGATAAAGGAAGTTTTAAATTTGAAGGCTTAAAAAGTGGGACTTACAAGTTGGTCTTATCTTTTGTTGGGTACAAAGCAAAAAACGTAGAGGGTATAGTCCTAAAGTCCAATGACCAATCACTTAACTTAGGAAAAATCAATCTTGCAGGAGATAATATTTCTCTTGATGAAGTAACTGTAACTGGGCAAGCGTCTCTTGTAGAAGATAAGATTGATAGATTGGTATACAATGCAGATAAGGATATTACAAACACTGGAGGTACGGCTGAGGAGGTTCTCCGTAAAGTGCCTATGCTTTCGGTTGATTTGGATGGTAATGTAGAAATGCGTGGGAGTAGCAATATTAGGGTTCTTATCAATAATAAACCCTCTTCAATATTTGCTTCGAGCATAGGGGATGCACTAAAACAAATTCCGGCTGATCAAATTAAATCAGTTGAAGTAATAACGTCTCCAGGTGCAAAATACGACGGAGAAGGTACTGCAGGAATTGTAAATATTTTATTGAAGAAAAATACCTTTGCGGGAGTTACTGGGAATGTATCTGGTGGAGTAGGTCTTTTGGGTAGTTCTATCAATGGTAGTTTGAATTTGAGAGATGTGAAATGGGGACTTACTTTGAACGGAAGTGGTCGCTATTCGTATAATTTCTTAGTAGAAAGTGAAAATTTAAGAGAAAGCTATATTGATCAAGTTCCTACTTATTTAACTCAAACAAGCAGTAATAAGGGGGTTTGGGGAAGAGGCAGATACTCTTTAGCTTTCGATTATGATTTTGATAAAAAAACCAGCTTAACAATAAGCTTGGCTAACGGGAATAGAGTAAATGGAGGAAATGGTGACCTTATTACAACTCTTTTAGATGCTAACAGGGCAACGATTTATAGTAATACGAGATTGATCGACCAAGTTTCTAACGGAAACTCATATGACCTAGACGCAACGTTTTTTAAGAAATACGAAAACCCATTAAAAGAATTAAGTGTAGCAGCTCAATTATCGAGAAGTAGTCGAGTGAATAATTATACTGCTATTCAAAACAATTTCCCATCCGATAGTAGCTTAAATGAAGGAATTGATCAAGAGATCACTCTTCAACTAGATTATGTTCATCCAATAGGAGAAAAGTCAAAATGGGAAATGGGAGCAAAGGGTATTTTAAGAAAGGCAACTTCAGAAGGAGACTTTTACTTGTACAATACTGAAACTGGTAAATATGCATTGAGTGATTTAAGATCAAACTTTTTAGATTATGACCAAGATGTGATTGCAGCTTATAACTCCTTTACACTTAGCTTACCCAAAAAGTGGGGTTTACAGATTGGGCTTAGGTATGAGCAAACTATTATTAGAGCTGATTTTAAAGATGTGCCTAATGCTGATATTCCAAATTATGACAACTTTTTGCCAAGTGCTACGCTTTCTAAGCGATTCGAAAAAGGAAGTTCAATTAAACTTAGTTACAACCAACGAATTCAAAGACCATCAATTAGATACCTGAATCCTTTTATAGATTACAGTAATCAAAATGATATTTCGTACGGTGCACCTACATTACGTCCTGAGCTAGTGGATCAAATAGAGCTAGGGTACAGTACGTTTTTCGGAAGAAATTCAATTAATTTCTCTCTCTACAATCGTTATACTGACAATAGCATCGAAAGGATAAGAAATGTTGTTCGAGTGAATGGAATTGATATTACAGAAACTACTTACGGTAACATAGGGATAAACCAGAGAGTGGGTTCTAACCTTTCATTCAACTTAATGCCAACTCAGAAATTTAGAATTGGCGGAGGTGTAAATGCATCATATGTTTATATGGATACAAGAACGATATCTAATGATGGTATGAATTATAGCTTTAATTTGAATACCTCATATAGTTTCCCAAAAGATTGGACTGCCGCTCTTTTTGGATTTGCTTCGCTTCCTAGTGTAGAGTTGCAAGGAACAAGAGGTGGTTTCTATTTCCATTCTTTTTCTGTTAAAAAAGAGATTAATGATAAGAAAGGTAGCTTTGGTTTAGGAATTGAAAATCCATTTGCTAAATCAATAAATATCAAGAGTCAGTTTGAAGATTTATCGAATCCTGCCAGCTATTTTATCCAAAGTGATATTAGAAGAATTTATAGAAGAAGCATTCGTCTCGACTTTTCGTACAAATTCGGAAAGATGGATGCTACAAAGCAAAGGTTATTCAGTCGTAAAAAGGGCGTAGATAATAACGACCAACTAAGCGGAGACGACGGAAATATGATGTAA